The DNA sequence AGCTGTGTTTTCGCTGCAGGTGTGGATAATTAGTGTGCTCATCGTGGCTGAGAAGCAcgtaaatatatatctcttcagCTCAATTAAGTCCTTGCGCAAAGGCAAGTAACACATCCCAGTATAAACTGTCAGTGAAGATGAAACGGAGTCGAACGTAAGTTCTACTTCATGAAATTAAAGGAGACATCCTACATATTATACATATAAGTCCCATGAAGTAGGGGTTCGTCTAGGATCAACCTATTCTTCAAACAGTTTACTGTATGACTGTAGTGGATTGGATGCCACAATTGGCCTCCCACAAAGTAGAATCTGActtcaaaaaaaaaaaaaaaaaaaaaaaaaaaaaaagagagaccACTGATAGCTCTATATGCAGAAGGATGCCATGAAGACCCTGCCACCCTGGCGAGAAGTAAACGCAGTTCCACGATCAACATTCGGAGAGCATTCCGATAAAAGTTCGTCAAACTTTAGAGATCAaccccttttctcttcaaagaaaTGCCTCAGATCTACTTCTGGTGGTAGGAAAAAGTGAACATACGGAGGAATGGTGGGATGATCAAGTAATCCGGCCAGAACACCGAGGCCCTCAAGGTCCACCATGAAGTTGTTCTGAGCTCACAAAGTGGCGGCATTCGGCCAATTAGATATTCTGATCCTGGGAATCCCCACATACGATGTGGCTCTCTGCGGGCCCGGAAGGAGATTTACCCAAGAATGTGCATAAATACTGCACATATGACTAATGACCGCCTATCCATCCCTATCCACTAATTATCAAACTAGCTTGTCCGATAAGCATCATTCTGAAGATGTAAGGCTGAATCACTATCACTCCAAGACCAAAATGAATAAACGCCAAGGGTCATCGTCCTCTGTGCAAGAGTCTGCTTCTGATAATCGTCCTCGAAAGCGAGTATGTAAGGCATGCGACCGATGTAGgtcaaagaaagccaaggtAGGCATTATTAAGCCCCGTGTGCGCCATCTCGCAATGGGCTGACCTTCACAGTGCGATGGGGAAAGCCCCTGTGGCCGTTGTGCGCTTGACAAGACCGACTGTAACTatggagagaggaagtcgGGCCGTGAGAAGGTATATCCTAATGGGTGAGTGTCTACTCGTATTGCAGCTTATTCTCTCATATCGGCCGTGGCCTTGGTATCTAACCAGTCTTTCTCAACACAGATACGCCGAGATGCTAGAGGAACAGCAGAAATGGCTAGTCTACGCACTACAGAAACTATATCGACATACAACACAAGGTGAAGGGTGGCCTGGAGGACCTTTACGATGCGAAGATAATGGCCATCCATTAACTCACGACATACTCTGCCAGTTGGGAGCCCTTGGACGATCAGAACGCCATGTGCTAGAGGATAAGGTGGACAATACGCAAAGTACAGAGCACAGAACAAGCCCAGAGTCAATCGATACTACGTCAGAGACCACGCAAACAATGCGTTTTCCATCCATCACATCGGAAGATATTGCTGGACAAGATTCACTCGCACCGCCAATTGCGACTTATTTGCCACAGCAAAGCCCATGTTTCAAGACCGAATCATCAATGCCGCAAACACCAGCTGGCCTTTTTGCGCCCCGTATATCAATGGAAGATGGGGCAAATTTGATACCATGGCAGACTTCGCAGCATTGGCCAAATGATCCTTTTGACTTCAATAGTATGGATTTTATATCGGGTTTTGACTACATGACAACGTCATTTGACGAAGCGATTGCACCAAGCGTGCCCGATATCTACGGGTTATGATTATGTCATTTAGCTGGGACTTGTTACGGAGCGCACTTGATATATTTTTGCTGAGTCACTGTATTCTGAATGATGGCAGACCAATGCCTATGCTTTTTCGGGTTAGTGTTAGTATATTCGATATGAATTATGTGACAATGTACATTTATTTTCTAAGAAGATCGGCTTTCTACGTATCACTTATTCGCTCTTGTAGTTCTGTAACAATCCGGTTTTGAATTTTAGATATCTACTGGAACAAAGTGGAGTGGCTGGGACAACCTGTAGAGACTTATCTATGCCTTGCAAATGGTACACTCGTGAATGGTTATAGACCACCTGAAAACTAACTTGATTGATTTCTGGCGCCCTTATAGGGGACCAGTGAGATGTAGTATTATTTAAGTGCGCGCGGAGGTTGTGTACAGGAGCGACTATTCTATGTATATTCACTGCAACTTCTCCATATGTAACTCGCTCTATAGACTAAACTACTTTGGAAGATGCTCCTTGTTGAGAAAAATACAATTTAATAGGCAGAGCTCCACGCGGGCATTGCCGAGTCGGGAGGCCGAAAAATATCGGCAGCCAAGACTAAGCCGATCAACCGCGGCAGGGCGCCACATTGTGGAGTCCTTTTTATCTTGTTCGAGAATATGAAACAAAAGCATTACATTAGCACGACATCGCTCGCCCCGCATGGCATAAGTCCCATGTGGCTCCAGGACCCAGAAATGTGGCTCACGAAATTCAATGTGGCATATCGGCTCGATCGGGACGTTTCCCGCATGCATACCCGACAAGATATGGATTTGTAGCAGTTATCTCAGACACAGTGGGAACGATGCCACGAGTAATCACATTCTAGAATGTCACCATCTCTAGATTACGAACAGTATGGAGCACGAACTCGCGAATCAAACTGCAGCTTCTAGTGGGAGATGCACCTCTAGATCCGCTTTGGCAGATATGCGTTATATTCTTCGCACTGTCAAGACTACCACGTCTTGGCTGTTTATCTTTCGCCTGTCTTTCTGCCCGGGTACTCGGCTTCAGCACGCCTTTTACTCAGTTGGGACTATGTGGGAAAACGATAATTGCAAGAATATGCTTGGTGGGACTAGGTAACAAACACACTCTCCCAAAAGCATTCCCACTTTTGACGGATCTGTTCCATATTTTCAGGAATTATAGATATACATAGCCATTCCCACTTTTCGCTACTCCCTTTTGAGAAGAGATCAGAGCATAGACTCTACTAATATCAACTGCATGTTGAAAGCCTGTCGTCCTCATCTGCGTGCATGAACCGACCTTTCTGATATCACCGTTGCTACCCTCAACAACCGCACGTGCAAGATGGAGTTCCATCTTCACGATGAGGCCCTTCCAGCCTCAACAGCACCGACCGAATACGGAGACCAATCTGGCGAAGAGTTCGAAGCATATAGCGGAAAGCCAACCCTCGGTGTCCCAGATAACAATGTCCGTGAAGCTACCAGTGCGGAAACCCTTGCCGTCCACGGTAGCCCACATATTACGCCTCCTCCCGGTAGAGATGCGGAATGGAGCATGACAGATCAGGTTATTCGGAACAAGGAGCGTTCAGAAGCGGCAGGGTACAAAAAGCGTGAGCTGGGCGTGACATGGCAGAACCTCACCGTTGAAGTTCTGGCAGCCGAGGCTGCAGTCAAGGAAAACCAGTTCACTCAGTATAATATCATTCAGCTTATTCAGGACTGGCGCCGAAAGCCACCCCTCAAAGCCATCTTGCAGgacagccatggctgcgtTAAACCAGGTGAAATGTTGCTGGTTTTGGGTCGGCCGGGATCGGGATGCACTACGCTTCTTAAGATGCTGGCTAATAGGCGCGAGGGATACCACTCTGTCCACGGTGATGTGTCCTTTGGAAACATGAATTCGGAGGAAGCAGCCCATTACCGGGGCCAGATTGTCATGAATACTGAGGAGGAGCTTTTTTATCCTCGTCTAACCGTTGGCCAAACCATGGATTTTGCAACTAAACTCAAGGTCCCGGCGCATCTCCCCGCTGAAACCAAATCAGTGCACGATTATGTTGCCGAGACGAAACAGTTTTTATTAGAATCCATGAAGATTGCACACACTGCCGATACTAAGGTGGGCAATGAATTTGTCCGCGGTGTTTCTGGTGGTGAGAGAAAAAGAGTTTCTATTATCGAATGCATGGCCACCAATGGCTCTATTTTCACCTGGGACAACAGCACCCGCGGCCTTGATGCAAGCACAGCCTTGGAGTGGGCTAAAGCCCTCAGAGCAATGACCAATGTAATGGGGATTACCACTATCGTGACCCTCTATCAGGCTGGAAACGGTATCTACAACCTGTTTGATAAGGTCCTAGTGCTGGACGAAGGAAAACAGATCTACTATGGCCCAGCTGCCTCTGCCAAGCCGTTCATGGAAGATCTGGGCTTCGTGTACTCCGATGGCGCCAATGTTGGTATGTAACTCATCCTGCTCAGAGACCGTACATATGGGATGCATACTGATTGAAATTCTAGGTGACTACTTGACCGGTGTGACTGTCCCGACCGAGCGAAAGATCCGACCCGGATTTGAAAACAGATTCCCAAAGAATGCCGAGGCAATTCTGGCAGAATACCAGCGATCCACGCTATACCAGACTATGACTAGGGAGTATGATTATCCCAGCTCGGACGCTGCCCGACAGCGAACGGAAGAGTTTAAGGAGTCTGTGGCCtgggaaaaagcaaagcaccTCCCTAATAGTAGCACACTCACCGTTGGCTTTTGGGATCAGCTCATTGCTTGTACCATTCGCCAATATCAGATCTTGTGGGGTGAGAAGTCTACCTTCCTCATAAAACAGGTGCTATCGGTTGCTATGGCTCTAATCGCTGGATCTTGCTTCTACAACTCCCCTGATACAACCGCTGGTTTATTCACAAAGGGTGGTGCTGTCTTCTTTGCGCTCTTGTACAACTGTATCGTTGCCATGTCTGAAGTCACCGAATCCTTCAAAGGTCGTCCTGTGTTAATTAAGCACAAGTCTTTCGCCATGTATCACCCATCCGCCTTCTGCCTCGCGCAGATTACTGCCGATCTTCCTGTCCTTCTGGTGCAATGCACGCTGTTCGCCGTTGTCATCTACTGGATGACGGGTTTGAAGCATACTGCTGCCgctttcttcaccttctggGCCATCTTATTTACCACAACGTTGTGTATCACAGCCCTGTTCAGATGTATTGGCGCTGGATTCAGCACATTCGAAGCTGCGTCGAAGATCTCAGGCACCGCCGTCAAGGGCATTGTCATGTATGCCGGTTATATGATTCCCAAAGGACACATCAAAAACTGGTTCCTTGAGTTGTACTATACCAACCCATTTGCCTACGCGTTCCAAGCTGCTCTATCAAACGAATTCCACGGGCAAACTATTCCCTGTGTTGGAAATAACCTTGTGCCCAGTGGACCGGGATACGAGAATGTCAGCTCTGCAAACAAGGCTTGTACAGGCGTGGGAGGTGCGCTTCCTGGGGCTGACTACGTGACTGGCGACCAatatctcctttcccttcactATAAGCATTCGCAAATGTGGAGAAACTATGGCGTCCTTTGGGGCTGGTGGGGATTCTTCGCCGTGTTGACTGTTATTTGTACTTGTTTCTGGAAGGGTGGAGCCGCCGCCGGAGCCTCTCTCCTTATACCCcgggagaagctcaaggcgCA is a window from the Aspergillus oryzae RIB40 DNA, chromosome 6 genome containing:
- a CDS encoding uncharacterized protein (pleiotropic drug resistance proteins (PDR1-15), ABC superfamily) — protein: MEFHLHDEALPASTAPTEYGDQSGEEFEAYSGKPTLGVPDNNVREATSAETLAVHGSPHITPPPGRDAEWSMTDQVIRNKERSEAAGYKKRELGVTWQNLTVEVLAAEAAVKENQFTQYNIIQLIQDWRRKPPLKAILQDSHGCVKPGEMLLVLGRPGSGCTTLLKMLANRREGYHSVHGDVSFGNMNSEEAAHYRGQIVMNTEEELFYPRLTVGQTMDFATKLKVPAHLPAETKSVHDYVAETKQFLLESMKIAHTADTKVGNEFVRGVSGGERKRVSIIECMATNGSIFTWDNSTRGLDASTALEWAKALRAMTNVMGITTIVTLYQAGNGIYNLFDKVLVLDEGKQIYYGPAASAKPFMEDLGFVYSDGANVGDYLTGVTVPTERKIRPGFENRFPKNAEAILAEYQRSTLYQTMTREYDYPSSDAARQRTEEFKESVAWEKAKHLPNSSTLTVGFWDQLIACTIRQYQILWGEKSTFLIKQVLSVAMALIAGSCFYNSPDTTAGLFTKGGAVFFALLYNCIVAMSEVTESFKGRPVLIKHKSFAMYHPSAFCLAQITADLPVLLVQCTLFAVVIYWMTGLKHTAAAFFTFWAILFTTTLCITALFRCIGAGFSTFEAASKISGTAVKGIVMYAGYMIPKGHIKNWFLELYYTNPFAYAFQAALSNEFHGQTIPCVGNNLVPSGPGYENVSSANKACTGVGGALPGADYVTGDQYLLSLHYKHSQMWRNYGVLWGWWGFFAVLTVICTCFWKGGAAAGASLLIPREKLKAHRAHLDAEAQKEKDPAREKGSGDALTSADEGNLTHNTSIFTWKNLTYTVNTPTGERVLLDNIHGWVKPGMLGALMGSSGAGKTTLLDVLAQRKTEGTIKGSILVDGRELPVSFQRMAGYCEQLDVHEPYATVREALEFSALLRQSRDTPREEKLKYVDTIIDLLELHDLADTLIGTVGNGLSVEQRKRVTIGVELVSKPSILIFLDEPTSGLDGQSAYNTVRFLRKLADVGQAVLVTIHQPSAQLFAQFDTLLLLARGGKTVYFGDIGDNGAAIKQYFGKYGASCPIEANPAEFMIDVVTGGIEEVKDKDWHQIWLESPEHEHMMVELDQLISDAAAKPPGTHDDGYEFSMPLWDQVKIVTHRMNVALFRNTNYVNNKFSLHIISALLNGFSFWHTGPSVSALNLKMFTIFNFVFVAPGVINQLQPLFIQRRDIYDAREKKSKMYSWVAFVTGLIVSEFPYLCVCAVLYFACWYYCVRLPHDSNRSGATFFIMLIYEFIYTGIGQFVAAYAPNPTFAALVNPLIISTLTLMCGIFVPYSQLTVFWRYWMYYLNPFNYVTSGMLVFGMWGAKVTCNEDEFAIFDPVNGTCGDYLADYMAGSGSRINLTNPDATSGCRVCEYRSGSDFLTTLNINHYYYGWRDAGICVIFAISGYALVFALMKLRTKASKKAE